The proteins below come from a single Synechococcus sp. WH 8101 genomic window:
- a CDS encoding ribulose bisphosphate carboxylase small subunit yields MPFQSTVGDYQTVATLETFGFLPPMTQDEIYDQIAYIIAQGWSPLVEHVHPSNSMATYWSYWKLPFFGEKDLNVVVSELEACHRAYPDHHVRIVGYDAYTQSQGACFVVFEGR; encoded by the coding sequence ATGCCTTTCCAGAGCACCGTGGGTGACTACCAAACAGTCGCCACCCTGGAGACCTTCGGCTTCCTCCCGCCGATGACCCAGGACGAGATCTACGACCAGATCGCCTACATCATTGCCCAGGGCTGGAGCCCGCTCGTTGAGCACGTCCATCCCAGCAATTCCATGGCCACCTACTGGTCGTATTGGAAGCTGCCTTTCTTCGGCGAGAAAGATCTCAACGTTGTGGTGAGTGAGCTCGAGGCCTGCCATCGCGCTTATCCCGACCATCACGTGCGCATCGTCGGTTACGACGCTTACACCCAAAGCCAGGGTGCCTGCTTCGTGGTCTTCGAAGGCCGCTGA
- a CDS encoding BMC domain-containing protein, which produces MNRFAGFDARERRRGGSALVTGTEVRPSAGGPSCVVTTDSESPRLTRLNSHVQSIELRTHVFIDSLQPQLAAYMGSVSQGFLPIPGDACLWMEVSPGMAVHRVTDIALKASNVRLGQMVVERAFGSMALYHRDQSTVLHSGDVVLEAIGSSVEQRSPADVSWTEVIRAITPDHAVLINRQNRRGSMIEAGMSMFILETEPAGYVLIAANEAEKASNITLVDVKAVGAFGRLTLAGREGDVEEAAAAAMRAIELVNRRSAAR; this is translated from the coding sequence ATGAATCGTTTCGCCGGCTTCGATGCTCGGGAGCGGCGACGTGGCGGCAGCGCTCTCGTCACCGGTACGGAGGTTCGTCCCTCCGCAGGCGGTCCCAGCTGTGTGGTCACCACCGACAGCGAATCGCCGCGACTGACCCGGCTCAACAGCCATGTGCAGTCGATCGAGCTGCGCACGCATGTGTTCATCGATTCCCTGCAGCCGCAGTTGGCGGCCTATATGGGCTCGGTGAGCCAGGGGTTCCTGCCGATTCCCGGCGATGCCTGCCTCTGGATGGAGGTGTCGCCAGGGATGGCGGTGCACCGTGTCACCGACATTGCTCTCAAGGCCAGCAATGTGCGGCTTGGCCAGATGGTGGTGGAGCGGGCCTTCGGATCCATGGCGCTTTACCACCGCGATCAGAGCACCGTGCTCCATTCCGGCGATGTGGTGCTGGAAGCGATCGGCAGCTCGGTTGAGCAGCGCAGTCCGGCGGATGTGAGCTGGACCGAGGTGATCCGGGCGATCACCCCCGACCACGCCGTGTTGATCAACCGTCAGAACCGGCGCGGTTCGATGATCGAAGCGGGCATGAGCATGTTCATCCTGGAAACGGAGCCGGCGGGTTACGTGTTGATCGCCGCCAATGAAGCGGAAAAGGCCTCCAACATCACCCTGGTGGATGTGAAAGCGGTGGGGGCATTCGGCCGACTCACCCTCGCCGGTCGCGAGGGTGACGTGGAGGAGGCCGCCGCTGCCGCCATGCGTGCGATTGAGTTGGTCAACCGGCGATCCGCCGCGCGCTGA
- a CDS encoding non-canonical purine NTP pyrophosphatase, which yields MARPTLTIASGNPIKVAEIEAMLGPLPLEVRRQPSDLEVEETGASYLENARLKARAAAQRTGHWTLADDSGLEVDALDGAPGLYSARFAPSDADKVSRLLEALKNHPYRSARFRSAMVLCSPQGECLEEAEGLCWGEMLQAPAYPGGGLESLFWVREAQCSYGELNPAQLARLGSRGKAARTLAPRLRRRLGLD from the coding sequence TTGGCACGGCCCACCCTCACCATTGCCAGCGGCAACCCCATAAAAGTTGCTGAAATCGAGGCGATGCTCGGCCCTCTTCCCCTGGAGGTCCGTCGTCAGCCCTCGGATCTGGAGGTGGAAGAAACGGGTGCGTCCTACCTGGAGAACGCCCGCCTCAAAGCCAGGGCTGCCGCCCAACGCACCGGTCACTGGACCCTGGCGGATGACTCCGGCCTCGAGGTGGACGCCCTGGACGGTGCGCCCGGGCTCTATTCCGCCCGCTTCGCCCCCTCCGATGCCGACAAGGTGAGTCGGTTGCTGGAGGCCCTCAAAAACCACCCCTACCGCAGCGCCCGTTTTCGCAGCGCCATGGTGCTCTGCTCACCGCAGGGCGAGTGCCTCGAGGAAGCGGAGGGACTGTGCTGGGGAGAAATGCTTCAGGCTCCGGCCTATCCAGGGGGCGGCCTTGAATCCCTGTTCTGGGTGCGAGAAGCACAGTGCAGCTACGGCGAATTGAATCCCGCCCAGCTGGCCCGCCTGGGCAGTCGTGGCAAAGCGGCCAGAACCCTGGCTCCCCGGCTACGGAGACGGCTCGGACTGGACTGA
- a CDS encoding ferredoxin:protochlorophyllide reductase (ATP-dependent) subunit B has translation MDLTLWTYEGPPHVGAMRIAASMEGVHFVLHAPQGDTYADLLFTMIERRDRRPPVTYTTFQARDLSGDTAELVKRHVREAVDRFQPDALLVGESCTAELIQDQPGALAAGMGLELPVVSLELPAYSKKENWGAAETLYQLVRGLLQHLRPGSTDHDPCAWRRQERRPRVNLIGPSLLGFRCRDDVLEIRRLLEAHGIEVNAVVPLAARVTDVERLPLADANVCLVPEVAEPCCTWLERHFGQPFTRTVPIGIGATTDFLKELHSLLGLEAPDPREAQRQSRLPWYAASVDSTYLTGKRVFIFGDGSHALAAARIAQQELGFTVVGLGTYSREMARPVRAAARELGLEALITDDYLSVEAAMADAAPELVLGTQMERHSAKRLGIPCAVISTPMHVQDVPARYAPQMGWEGANVIFDSWVHPLMMGLEEHLIGMFRHDFEFVDDQPSHLGHLGSADTAKPSGSDFDAAGSEPDPAANLNVELQWTRDGEAELKKIPFFVRGKVKRNTECFARQQGKYQIDSETLYDAKAHFNT, from the coding sequence ATGGATCTCACCCTCTGGACCTATGAAGGCCCCCCTCACGTGGGCGCGATGCGGATCGCCGCCTCCATGGAGGGTGTGCACTTCGTGCTGCATGCCCCCCAGGGGGACACCTACGCCGATCTGCTGTTCACCATGATCGAGCGGCGCGATCGCCGCCCGCCCGTCACCTACACCACGTTTCAGGCCCGTGATCTCAGCGGCGACACGGCGGAGCTGGTGAAGCGACATGTGCGTGAAGCGGTGGATCGCTTCCAGCCCGATGCCCTGCTGGTGGGCGAGAGCTGCACGGCCGAGCTGATTCAGGATCAACCCGGTGCCTTGGCTGCCGGCATGGGGCTGGAGCTACCGGTTGTGAGCCTGGAGTTGCCGGCTTACAGCAAGAAAGAGAACTGGGGGGCTGCTGAAACGCTTTACCAACTGGTGCGCGGCCTGCTCCAACATCTGCGCCCTGGCTCCACCGATCACGATCCCTGCGCCTGGCGCCGGCAGGAACGGCGCCCACGGGTGAATCTGATCGGCCCCTCCCTGCTGGGATTTCGCTGTCGCGATGACGTTCTCGAGATCCGCCGCCTACTGGAGGCGCACGGCATCGAGGTGAATGCCGTGGTGCCCCTGGCTGCCCGGGTGACGGATGTGGAGCGCCTGCCGCTGGCCGACGCGAATGTGTGCCTGGTTCCAGAGGTCGCCGAACCGTGCTGCACCTGGCTGGAACGCCATTTCGGACAACCCTTCACGCGCACGGTGCCGATCGGCATCGGGGCCACCACCGACTTTCTGAAGGAACTGCACAGCCTGCTGGGCCTGGAGGCACCGGATCCACGGGAAGCCCAGCGTCAGTCGAGGTTGCCCTGGTACGCCGCTTCGGTGGACTCCACCTATCTCACTGGGAAGCGGGTGTTCATTTTCGGAGACGGGAGCCATGCCCTGGCGGCCGCCCGCATCGCTCAGCAGGAACTGGGGTTCACAGTGGTGGGCCTCGGCACCTACAGCCGCGAGATGGCACGGCCGGTGCGGGCGGCCGCCAGGGAACTGGGCCTCGAGGCCCTGATCACCGACGACTACCTGAGCGTGGAGGCCGCCATGGCGGACGCAGCACCGGAGCTGGTGCTCGGGACCCAGATGGAACGCCACAGCGCCAAGCGACTCGGCATCCCCTGCGCCGTGATCAGCACCCCGATGCATGTGCAGGATGTGCCCGCTCGCTACGCCCCGCAGATGGGTTGGGAAGGGGCCAATGTGATTTTCGACAGTTGGGTTCACCCACTGATGATGGGGCTGGAGGAACACCTGATCGGCATGTTCCGCCACGACTTCGAGTTTGTGGATGACCAGCCGAGCCATCTGGGCCATCTCGGCAGCGCCGACACTGCCAAGCCATCCGGCAGCGATTTTGACGCTGCAGGCTCAGAACCGGACCCCGCAGCGAATCTCAACGTGGAGCTGCAATGGACGCGCGATGGTGAAGCGGAGCTGAAAAAGATTCCCTTCTTCGTGCGCGGCAAGGTGAAACGCAACACCGAATGTTTCGCCAGGCAGCAGGGGAAATATCAGATCGACAGCGAAACGCTGTATGACGCCAAGGCCCACTTCAACACCTAA
- a CDS encoding BMC domain-containing protein — protein MANETMGIALGMIETRGLVPAIEAADAMTKAAEVRLIGREFVGGGYVTVLVRGETGAVNAAVRAGADACERVGDGLVAAHIIARPHREVEPALGNGNFLGQKD, from the coding sequence ATGGCTAACGAAACCATGGGCATCGCTCTCGGCATGATCGAGACCCGCGGCCTGGTCCCCGCAATCGAGGCGGCTGACGCCATGACCAAGGCTGCTGAAGTGCGCCTGATTGGTCGTGAGTTCGTCGGCGGCGGTTACGTGACCGTGCTCGTGCGCGGTGAAACCGGTGCTGTGAACGCTGCCGTTCGCGCTGGCGCCGATGCCTGTGAGCGCGTGGGCGACGGCCTGGTGGCTGCCCACATCATCGCCCGCCCCCACCGTGAAGTGGAGCCTGCTCTGGGCAACGGCAACTTCCTGGGTCAGAAGGACTGA
- a CDS encoding form I ribulose bisphosphate carboxylase large subunit produces MSKKYDAGVKEYRDTYWTPDYVPLDTDLLACFKCTGQEGVPKEEVAAAVAAESSTGTWSTVWSELLTDLDFYKGRCYRIEDVPGDKESFYAFIAYPLDLFEEGSITNVLTSLVGNVFGFKALRHLRLEDIRFPIAFIKSCYGPPNGIQVERDRMNKYGRPLLGCTIKPKLGLSGKNYGRVVYECLRGGLDFTKDDENINSQPFQRWQNRFEFVAEAIKLSEQETGERKGHYLNVTANTPEEMYERAEFAKELGMPIIMHDFITGGFTANTGLSKWCRKNGMLLHIHRAMHAVIDRHPKHGIHFRVLAKCLRLSGGDQLHTGTVVGKLEGDRQTTLGYIDQLRESFVPEDRSRGNFFDQDWGSMPGVFAVASGGIHVWHMPALVTIFGDDSVLQFGGGTHGHPWGSAAGAAANRVALEACVKARNAGRHLEKESRDILTEAAKHSPELAIALETWKEIKFEFDTVDKLDVQN; encoded by the coding sequence ATGAGCAAGAAGTACGACGCAGGGGTCAAGGAGTACAGGGACACGTACTGGACTCCTGATTACGTTCCCCTCGATACCGATCTTCTGGCCTGCTTCAAGTGCACCGGCCAGGAAGGTGTGCCCAAGGAAGAAGTGGCTGCTGCTGTGGCAGCGGAATCCTCCACCGGCACCTGGTCCACCGTGTGGTCCGAGCTCCTCACCGACCTCGACTTCTACAAGGGCCGTTGCTATCGCATCGAAGATGTCCCTGGTGACAAGGAATCTTTCTATGCCTTCATCGCCTACCCTCTCGATCTATTCGAAGAGGGTTCCATCACCAACGTGCTGACCTCCCTGGTCGGCAACGTGTTCGGCTTTAAGGCTCTGCGCCACCTGCGTCTCGAGGACATCCGCTTCCCGATCGCCTTCATCAAGAGCTGCTACGGCCCGCCGAATGGCATTCAGGTCGAGCGCGATCGGATGAACAAGTACGGTCGTCCCCTCCTCGGTTGCACCATTAAGCCGAAGCTCGGCCTGAGTGGCAAAAACTACGGTCGAGTGGTCTATGAGTGCCTGCGCGGCGGTCTCGACTTCACCAAGGACGACGAGAACATCAACTCCCAGCCGTTCCAGCGCTGGCAGAACCGTTTCGAGTTCGTTGCCGAAGCGATCAAGCTGTCGGAGCAGGAAACCGGTGAGCGCAAGGGTCACTACCTCAATGTGACCGCGAACACTCCGGAAGAGATGTACGAGCGTGCTGAGTTCGCCAAAGAACTCGGTATGCCGATCATCATGCACGACTTCATCACCGGGGGCTTCACCGCCAACACCGGTCTGTCGAAGTGGTGCCGCAAGAACGGCATGCTCCTGCACATCCACCGCGCCATGCACGCGGTGATCGACCGTCACCCCAAGCACGGCATTCACTTCCGCGTCCTCGCCAAGTGTCTGCGTCTCTCCGGTGGTGACCAGCTCCACACCGGCACCGTGGTGGGCAAGCTCGAAGGTGATCGTCAGACCACCCTCGGCTACATCGACCAGCTGCGTGAATCCTTCGTGCCCGAAGATCGCAGCCGCGGCAACTTCTTCGATCAAGACTGGGGTTCCATGCCCGGTGTGTTCGCCGTTGCCTCCGGCGGTATTCACGTGTGGCACATGCCGGCCCTCGTCACCATTTTCGGTGATGACTCCGTTCTTCAGTTCGGTGGTGGTACCCATGGTCACCCCTGGGGCTCCGCTGCAGGTGCTGCGGCCAACCGTGTGGCCCTCGAGGCCTGCGTCAAGGCACGCAACGCTGGCCGTCATCTCGAGAAGGAGAGCCGCGACATCCTCACCGAGGCTGCGAAGCACAGCCCCGAGCTGGCCATCGCCCTCGAGACCTGGAAGGAGATCAAGTTCGAATTCGACACCGTCGACAAGCTCGACGTTCAGAACTGA
- a CDS encoding ferredoxin:protochlorophyllide reductase (ATP-dependent) subunit N translates to MLTNLLKESGPREVFCGLTSIVWLHRRMPDAFFLVVGSRTCAHLIQSAAGVMIFAEPRFGTAILSERDLAGLADAQEELDRVARDLLQRRPEIRTLFLVGSCPSEVIKLDLARAAERLNASLSGRVRVVNYSGSGIETTFTQGEDGALAALVPTLPARDEPQLLLVGTLAHAVEDRLITLFQRMGIATVRSFPPRLSTDCPPVGRGTRMLLCQPYLSDTSRELQARGAELIRAPYPLGAEGSRLWMEAAARAWGIDEPIIRATLDPLSARARQALEPHRQRLQGKRIFLLPDSQLELPLARFLHRECGMALVEVGTPYLHRDLMEEELKLLPADTRVVEGQHVEQQLDRVRQAHPDLVVCGMGLANPLEAEGIATKWSIELVFSPIHGIDQAGDLAELFSRPLVRHGALAFA, encoded by the coding sequence ATGCTCACCAACCTGCTGAAGGAATCGGGCCCAAGGGAGGTGTTCTGCGGCCTCACCTCGATCGTCTGGCTGCATCGGCGCATGCCGGATGCCTTTTTCCTGGTGGTGGGGTCACGCACCTGTGCCCACCTGATTCAGAGCGCCGCTGGCGTGATGATCTTCGCCGAGCCGCGCTTTGGCACCGCCATCCTGAGCGAGCGGGATCTCGCCGGCCTCGCCGATGCCCAGGAGGAACTGGACCGCGTCGCCCGCGACCTGCTGCAACGACGCCCTGAAATCCGCACCCTGTTCCTGGTGGGGTCCTGCCCCAGCGAGGTGATCAAGCTGGATCTGGCACGGGCGGCGGAACGGCTCAATGCCAGCCTCTCCGGCAGGGTGCGGGTGGTGAATTACTCCGGCAGCGGCATCGAAACCACCTTCACCCAGGGGGAGGACGGTGCCCTGGCCGCCCTGGTGCCGACGCTGCCGGCGCGGGATGAGCCCCAGTTGTTGCTGGTGGGGACCCTGGCCCATGCGGTGGAAGACCGGCTGATCACCCTGTTCCAGCGCATGGGGATCGCAACAGTGCGGAGCTTCCCGCCTCGCCTGTCAACCGATTGTCCGCCCGTCGGCCGCGGCACCCGGATGCTGCTCTGCCAGCCCTACCTCAGCGACACCAGCCGCGAGCTGCAGGCCCGCGGCGCCGAACTGATCAGGGCGCCCTATCCACTGGGGGCTGAGGGCAGTCGGTTGTGGATGGAAGCCGCGGCCAGGGCCTGGGGCATCGACGAGCCGATCATCCGCGCCACCCTCGATCCCCTCAGCGCCCGGGCGCGCCAGGCCCTCGAACCCCACCGGCAGCGGCTCCAAGGCAAGCGAATCTTCCTTCTGCCGGACTCGCAACTGGAACTGCCCCTCGCCCGCTTCCTGCACCGGGAATGCGGCATGGCGTTGGTGGAGGTGGGCACGCCTTACCTCCACCGCGATCTGATGGAGGAGGAACTGAAGCTCCTGCCCGCCGACACCCGCGTGGTGGAGGGGCAGCACGTGGAACAGCAGCTCGACCGGGTACGGCAGGCGCACCCGGATCTGGTGGTCTGCGGCATGGGCCTGGCCAACCCACTCGAAGCGGAGGGCATCGCCACCAAGTGGTCGATCGAACTGGTGTTCAGTCCGATCCATGGCATCGACCAGGCCGGAGACCTGGCCGAACTGTTCTCACGCCCCCTGGTGCGCCACGGCGCCCTCGCCTTCGCCTGA
- a CDS encoding CsoS2 family carboxysome shell protein: MARLSSRELALERRKALTASGKKAAVAVGSANRVRNASDARQTRTNPSGADEPAVVTTPEPVAAAPQRLVRSTTVRSHVKPISQPSRELVLARREALSRRGKSADTTRDRNRADVAKQTSQSSKVAASSSEVNSSCSCGGQRPAESAEVLSRPASRLQLSSRNGERRSATPKRRAIENPSRALVLARREAMSKHGKTAGKQPTSAAAVARQANPDLTSRELAQQVRELRAKAGARNKQSAGVTRPTGPNRHGAKQAAAADAHWKVGESTTSAGQTVTGTQANRSVKTTGNEASTCRTITGTEYLGAEVFQTFCQSAPPVTTPAKVRVSATSHGNRVTGNEVGRSEKVTGDEPGTCKNVTGTEYISANQAAAWCGGSSQPSPRKVGHSLTDQGRPVSGVMVGRSSRVTGDEAGAGRSLTGDQYLGSDPLPEGRPAPKVGVSATLSGTGVTGTLVGRSAQVTGDEFGSCHRVTGDQYISAEQVNAFCGTKAEPEAAKVGFSITNRNQVVSGTRTGRSDKVTGDEPGSCKAVTGTPYAGLEQAGHYCGTPAVKAMRERTPSRPGTPGAAMTGIQPGVGGVMTGDERGACETVTGTPYVGADQLAAACGSDAPEGTDTHGVAPEGAAWTRFSVMSPARAAQQQRDQRTGVTGTAYEQGSRITGPFDMAGGKVTGTEQFRFDNRDFQNRQQRQFQPTVAVVSEPTAPPASRVTGEGSSTKITGDDWDRGEHVTGTEGVSARRRNPTRPGPMGAMPPFERKRNQETEWPVSRVTGSSGNTDKGSLITVSGGARG; this comes from the coding sequence ATGGCAAGACTTTCCAGTCGCGAACTCGCACTTGAACGCCGTAAGGCGCTCACCGCCTCCGGAAAGAAGGCGGCCGTCGCTGTTGGCAGTGCCAACCGGGTTCGCAATGCATCGGATGCCCGCCAGACCCGCACCAATCCCAGTGGTGCTGACGAGCCGGCCGTCGTGACGACGCCAGAGCCCGTTGCTGCAGCTCCGCAACGGCTTGTGCGATCCACCACGGTCCGTTCTCATGTCAAGCCCATCAGCCAGCCGAGCCGCGAGCTGGTGCTCGCGCGCCGCGAAGCTCTCTCCCGTCGAGGCAAATCGGCCGACACCACGCGCGATCGCAATCGTGCCGATGTGGCCAAGCAGACCAGTCAGTCGAGCAAGGTTGCTGCCAGCTCCAGCGAGGTCAACTCATCCTGCTCCTGCGGTGGCCAGCGGCCAGCGGAGAGCGCCGAAGTCCTCAGTCGTCCCGCATCTCGCCTTCAACTGAGCAGCCGCAACGGCGAGCGCCGCTCTGCGACGCCAAAGCGGCGGGCTATCGAAAATCCGAGCCGAGCTCTGGTGCTCGCCCGTCGTGAGGCGATGTCGAAGCACGGCAAAACCGCCGGCAAGCAGCCCACCAGTGCAGCAGCTGTCGCTCGACAGGCCAATCCCGATCTCACCAGCCGCGAGCTTGCCCAGCAGGTGCGCGAGCTCCGTGCCAAGGCCGGTGCCCGCAACAAGCAAAGCGCCGGTGTGACTCGCCCCACCGGTCCCAATCGCCACGGCGCCAAGCAGGCCGCTGCTGCGGATGCCCATTGGAAAGTGGGCGAAAGCACCACCAGTGCGGGCCAGACCGTGACCGGCACCCAGGCCAACCGTTCCGTGAAGACCACCGGCAACGAAGCCAGCACCTGTCGCACGATCACCGGCACTGAATATCTCGGTGCTGAGGTGTTCCAGACCTTCTGCCAGAGCGCGCCTCCGGTCACCACCCCAGCCAAGGTGAGGGTGTCGGCGACCAGCCACGGCAACCGGGTCACCGGGAACGAAGTCGGCCGCAGTGAGAAGGTCACTGGGGATGAGCCCGGTACCTGCAAGAACGTGACTGGCACCGAATACATCTCCGCCAACCAGGCCGCAGCCTGGTGTGGTGGCTCCTCTCAGCCGTCGCCGCGCAAGGTGGGACACAGCCTCACTGACCAGGGGCGTCCAGTGAGTGGCGTGATGGTCGGTCGCTCCTCCCGCGTCACCGGAGACGAGGCCGGTGCTGGTCGCAGCCTCACCGGAGATCAATATCTGGGCTCCGATCCCCTGCCCGAAGGCCGGCCTGCCCCGAAGGTCGGTGTGTCGGCCACTCTGTCGGGCACTGGTGTGACCGGCACCCTGGTGGGCCGGTCGGCCCAGGTGACCGGTGATGAATTTGGCTCCTGCCATCGCGTCACCGGCGATCAATACATCAGTGCCGAACAGGTGAATGCGTTCTGTGGCACCAAAGCAGAACCGGAAGCGGCCAAGGTGGGATTCAGCATCACCAATCGCAACCAGGTGGTGAGCGGCACTCGCACTGGTCGTTCCGACAAGGTCACCGGCGATGAGCCAGGCAGCTGCAAGGCAGTGACCGGCACTCCCTACGCCGGGCTTGAGCAGGCTGGTCACTACTGCGGCACCCCTGCGGTCAAGGCCATGCGTGAGCGCACCCCTTCCCGTCCTGGAACTCCAGGCGCTGCCATGACCGGAATCCAGCCCGGAGTTGGCGGTGTGATGACCGGTGATGAGCGTGGTGCCTGCGAAACGGTGACCGGCACTCCCTATGTGGGGGCCGATCAGTTGGCTGCGGCCTGTGGTTCCGATGCCCCAGAGGGAACCGATACCCATGGTGTCGCGCCTGAAGGTGCTGCCTGGACCCGCTTCAGCGTGATGTCTCCTGCCCGCGCCGCCCAGCAGCAGCGCGATCAACGCACCGGCGTCACCGGCACGGCCTATGAGCAAGGGAGCCGCATCACCGGCCCTTTTGATATGGCTGGCGGCAAGGTGACCGGGACCGAGCAATTTCGCTTCGATAACCGCGACTTCCAGAACCGTCAGCAGCGTCAGTTTCAGCCCACGGTGGCCGTGGTGAGTGAGCCCACCGCCCCGCCCGCATCCCGGGTGACGGGAGAGGGATCCTCCACCAAAATCACTGGCGATGATTGGGATCGTGGTGAGCACGTCACCGGCACGGAAGGGGTCTCAGCCCGTCGTCGTAATCCCACCCGTCCCGGCCCCATGGGTGCGATGCCACCATTCGAGCGCAAGCGCAATCAAGAGACGGAGTGGCCGGTCAGCCGTGTGACTGGGTCCAGCGGTAACACCGACAAAGGGTCCCTGATTACCGTCTCCGGCGGCGCACGGGGCTGA
- the bchL gene encoding ferredoxin:protochlorophyllide reductase (ATP-dependent) iron-sulfur ATP-binding protein, with amino-acid sequence MTSTLKRPIDGEGSVQVHQDASMRIEEGALVIAVYGKGGIGKSTTSSNLSAAFSKLGRRVLQIGCDPKHDSTFTLTHRMVPTVIDILEEVDFHSEELRPEDFVFPGYNGVQCVESGGPPAGTGCGGYVTGQTVKLLKEHHLLDDTDVVIFDVLGDVVCGGFAAPLQHANYCLIVTANDFDSIFAMNRIVAAIQAKAKNYKVRLGGVVANRSADTDQIDRFNNRTGLRTMAHFRDVDAIRRSRLKKCTIFEMDDDEPGVKEVRNEYLRLAQTLLDSVEPLEASPLKDREIFDLLGFD; translated from the coding sequence ATGACCTCAACACTGAAACGCCCGATCGATGGTGAAGGCAGTGTGCAGGTGCACCAGGACGCCTCCATGCGCATCGAAGAGGGGGCGCTGGTGATCGCCGTCTATGGCAAGGGGGGCATCGGTAAATCGACCACATCCTCCAATCTGTCGGCGGCCTTTTCGAAGCTGGGCCGACGGGTTCTGCAGATCGGTTGCGACCCGAAACACGACAGCACCTTCACCCTGACCCATCGCATGGTGCCCACCGTGATCGACATCCTCGAAGAGGTGGACTTCCACAGCGAGGAACTGCGTCCTGAAGATTTCGTCTTTCCCGGCTACAACGGTGTGCAATGCGTGGAGAGTGGTGGCCCCCCGGCCGGCACGGGCTGCGGCGGCTACGTCACCGGTCAGACGGTGAAGCTTCTGAAGGAGCACCACCTGCTCGACGACACCGATGTGGTGATCTTTGACGTGCTCGGTGATGTGGTGTGCGGCGGCTTTGCAGCGCCGCTGCAGCACGCCAACTACTGCCTGATTGTCACCGCCAATGACTTCGATTCCATTTTCGCGATGAACCGCATCGTGGCGGCGATCCAGGCCAAAGCGAAGAACTACAAGGTGCGGCTGGGCGGTGTGGTGGCCAACCGCTCGGCCGACACCGATCAGATCGATCGCTTCAACAACCGCACGGGCTTGCGCACGATGGCCCATTTCCGCGATGTAGACGCAATCCGCCGCTCACGCCTGAAGAAATGCACGATTTTCGAAATGGACGACGACGAGCCAGGAGTCAAAGAAGTCCGCAACGAATACCTGCGCCTGGCCCAGACCCTGCTCGACAGTGTCGAGCCCCTCGAGGCCTCGCCACTGAAGGACCGGGAGATTTTCGATCTCCTGGGCTTCGACTGA
- a CDS encoding protochlorophyllide reductase has product MAASPASSAASTATPGTALITGTTSGVGLNAAKALVDRGWRVVTANRDPVRAAQAAESLGLPSAQMHHLRIDLGDLDSVRAGVETLIGSLPGELDALVCNAAVYKPRLKEPERSPQGYEISMATNHFGHFLLIQLLLPTLQASSHPSRRVVILGTVTANSKELGGKIPIPAPADLGDLSGFEQGFQAPISMASGKTFKPGKAYKDSKLCNMITSQELHRRLHEPTGIVFSSLYPGCVADTPLFRNTPKAFQTIFPWFQKNITGGYVTQALAGERVAQVVADPDFGTSGVHWSWGNRQKKDGRQFSQELSDKATDPHTAQRVWDLSMQLVGLSAEA; this is encoded by the coding sequence ATGGCTGCTTCTCCTGCTTCTTCAGCTGCCTCCACCGCCACTCCGGGCACGGCGCTGATCACGGGAACCACGTCCGGCGTGGGATTGAATGCTGCCAAGGCCCTGGTCGATCGGGGCTGGCGTGTGGTGACCGCCAATCGCGACCCAGTGCGGGCCGCCCAGGCCGCGGAGTCTCTGGGGCTTCCCTCCGCTCAGATGCATCATCTGCGCATCGATCTGGGCGATCTCGACAGTGTGCGGGCCGGCGTTGAGACCCTGATCGGCTCCCTCCCTGGTGAACTCGACGCCCTGGTTTGCAACGCCGCCGTCTATAAACCCCGCCTCAAGGAGCCGGAGCGCTCCCCCCAGGGCTACGAGATCTCGATGGCCACGAATCATTTCGGCCATTTTCTCCTGATTCAGCTGCTGCTGCCCACACTTCAGGCGTCCAGTCACCCGTCACGTCGGGTAGTGATCCTCGGCACGGTCACCGCCAATTCCAAGGAGCTGGGCGGCAAGATTCCCATCCCCGCGCCGGCCGATCTTGGCGACCTGTCGGGCTTCGAGCAGGGGTTCCAGGCTCCGATCAGCATGGCCAGCGGCAAGACCTTCAAGCCCGGCAAGGCCTACAAAGACAGCAAGCTCTGCAACATGATCACCAGCCAGGAGCTGCATCGGCGCCTGCATGAGCCGACAGGAATCGTGTTCAGCTCTCTTTACCCCGGCTGCGTGGCTGACACACCCCTGTTTCGCAACACACCGAAAGCATTTCAAACCATCTTCCCCTGGTTCCAGAAGAACATCACCGGGGGGTATGTGACCCAGGCCCTGGCCGGGGAGCGGGTGGCCCAGGTCGTTGCGGATCCAGACTTTGGCACCTCTGGAGTGCACTGGAGCTGGGGCAATCGGCAGAAGAAGGATGGTCGTCAGTTCAGTCAGGAGTTGTCTGACAAGGCCACAGACCCACACACGGCGCAACGGGTCTGGGATCTCTCGATGCAGCTGGTGGGGCTATCGGCGGAGGCCTGA